One region of Pleuronectes platessa chromosome 18, fPlePla1.1, whole genome shotgun sequence genomic DNA includes:
- the ash1l gene encoding histone-lysine N-methyltransferase ASH1L isoform X3, with product MDQKMQGGTATPPPLNSGAPTGEREKDGGGGKKEEEEENKRDREKEGAATGSAGTGGEGGPGGGDQSHFSIKESSLSEGNVKLKIGLQAKRMKKPPKILENYVCRPAFRATVRHTGRGGGGARGNRAGATGDGPGTQNQCPSNGRDKEKEKNPSVNRPPPSSLSTPSSKAPTPSPPAPPLAVTTTLSPSQVNGSAPSKRGSPKRDNKADTKPDSKAAATTSERPLNLHRPPPDSKTHSSSKKAQNPQLNPRTSSPSPPLPTSKEPSFEGAKPPQYAYSTESQRDKDKNLQNWGAPTVTEKLAQLIATCPPTKTPKPAKPTKTDSTPLPNSGFMAPTAKQRDRAMANRNTYSRMVHLSPPPPVSRPPGRPYGSRNKDSVMENSPLRKEDIDGSGKASSSSGNHISNSMSSSNSSSRSSSPALAYGNNRQSAISKDSINDNSNSSISKGQSRPAHCQPHAASLPSCPISSSSTTSAEQRTASAVSHLGSPVPSQGHHARESPALADESSASELEQDRDSPRDLTKCSPSTGIGKPEGKDKGGNNQSLRVERGKSSSPSKRSPNRDGSRPGRTIGLPEPVRQRAPSPLDPDGDEGPQTPLRDDSPDSSIDSPAEQDSKPLKKRRGRKPRWSRLMNKTHSQRPGHDSPFDQSKTTMPLCSSLETVLPPVKRPVGRPPNPNKVKPNPVPQSQVSLLFPCQPRKRGRPKSKMPRLDALAHGHQPNKLAPSKVFSSLLKSKEEQDPPVLHPEVDFNPPKLAMPRKRGRPKRLPPTLPQEGQPPTLAPESGDMGEKRFRSKGNGQLIMKTIIGKINKMKSVKRKRILSQILLGPRPEEPPKGPPSGVVGSVEATTQSLSSLAASFGGKLGPQINVSKKGTIYMGKRRGRKPKAASNSSATPPQEPFLSPNTTSPLHHHQHHPLSSEVFPSPSLSQSSGGHSPISDASFVEPGSVHFAGHAHYANSHHSHNTFSFSPPTFSAPNPRNTGLGSTSSSMATAASQKKASYRGYHHHHHHYRQHYHYHKLSPPRPLHPTSPAPLSELKEATPSPVSESHSEETVPSDSGIGTDNNSTSDRGEKVGGAGGLGAIGLPPGMGSGLLMPGVISSAMGPGVGLNSRGRRRHSAVLMEHPSPSPSPHGARSSPDPRRPHPAAPVASLLGHKEKHKHKCKRRNHGCPGYDKLKRQKRKRKKKYLQLRSRRHDPDFLAELDDIVVRLSEIRIAHRTTGHRLGSGIGIGAGTSRGPGVGSRAGGGIGGPGGPPPHHYVHRDLLPTIFRVNFGSFYSHPAYSCDPLHYVRKPDMKKKRGRPPKLRESMSDVPFLPGLGFQLSSGGFYHPSYSVPYSSGPLGLGYYRGYPAASALYPHPHHQAPHTAQSHHSHHSPSFPPPPPTSYMHHHHPSHLLLNPSKFHKKKHKLLRQEFLGGARPPVLYPPMSSELSFNWHHKHKHRHKHRERCAEEDREEASRSGSGSRANAGISDSGASGKGERVGSLGMAESLQRCRFGRDTSSTSASKPTASTSANSPSSSSTSSAERYKRKESSMSCLGPSRLALGSSSKGHHPVESWFRMGSSEADYSKLSRGHVMPGQGPFSEGRAEDPAGCSDSEDEEPLTPTEDGEPGAHDSPNFTNLFASALTRTTMKGGRSRKTEAVPENSSFSRMDRPMRKDRSSSGERREMGSSSIQARGVALPTPEGPEGSLHHRQQHHHQPSMFHSHSSASSSCLSPSQDCCLDDSLPHHSHRAQPSKHSLHHVNKILRAKKLQRQARTGNNVVKKRGPGRPRKYPLPSPPPSPPPVVELNPTRQRDRAGERPAGVRGWEGDTVTDAIEAVVQGQRRKGQKRKHWDGDEEEEEEDGEDGEVVETEERLPDREENLGNLVARAKTGTGRSWLTQEELQHFRGSMENKPDGPVSPERPGTVSREQAPPISIPSQREKRPARPPKKKFQKAGLYSDVYKTQDPRSQLLQLKKEKLEYIPGEHDYGLFPAPIHVGKYLRQKRIDFQLPYDILWLWKHDQLYKRPDVPLYKKIRSNVYVDEKPLSGYKTTTCSCRGPEGTAEKGCLDDCLNRMSFAECSQSTCPCGELCDNQHIQKHDWVQCLERFRAEGKGWGIRTKECLRSGQFIIEYLGEVVSEQEFRSRMMEQYFSHSGNYCLNLDSGMVIDSYRMGNEARFINHSCEPNCEMQKWSVNGVYRIGLFALKEIDSGTELTYDYNFHSFNTEEQQVCNCGSEGCRGIIGGKSQRINGLPPKAGGTRRLGRLKEKRKSKHQLKKREEESSDSNKFYPHLMKPMSNRERNFVLKHRVFLLRNWEKMREKQELLKREGEKERDSSSLSIYTRWGAVIRDDGNIKSGELKDVFQTQFSALQTSRSVRTRRLAAAEENTEVTRTARLAHIFKEICDMITSYKDSAGQTLAAPLVNLPSRKRNSQYYEKVSDPLDLSTIEKQILTGHYKTVEAFDTDMLKVFRNAEKYYGRKSSVGRDVCRLRKAYYSARHEAAVQIDEIVGETASEADSSDSLERDHGGGGPGSHDKDDDIIRCICGMCKDEGLMIQCEKCMVWQHCDCMRLETEVEHYLCEQCDPRPVDVEVPMIPQPSYAQAGSIYYICLLRDELLLHQGDCVYLMRDSRRTPEGQPVRQSYRLLSHVNRDKLDIFRIEKLWKNEKGERFAFGHHYFRPHETHHSPSRRFYQNELFRMPLYEIIPLEAVVGTCCVLDLYTYCKGRPKGVKEQDVYICDYRLDKSAHLFYKIHRNRYPVCTKLYAFNHFPKRLAPKRDFSPHYVPDNYKRNGGRSAWKSERPKGAGGGEDDGSSCERGGDDFPPETEEGRGAEDDMDVAPEDPEVNSAKPRRTEQEGDGEEDEDDEDEEEEGREAAERKELDEVTAERIGEMLELPSSSASSPLHHPVLGKREAQRDRLNKILLDLLHKTPGKNAIDVSYLLEEGAGRRLRRRALGFGDFVGRK from the exons ATGGATCAGAAGATGCAGGGGGGAACTGCAACTCCTCCCCCTCTTAACTCAGGTGCTCCCACGGGGGAgcgagagaaggatggaggaggtggaaagaaagaagaagaggaggaaaacaagagagacagagagaaggagggagctgCCACTGGCTCAGCTGGTACTGGAGGGGAAGGTGGTCCAGGAGGTGGCGACCAGTCACATTTCTCCATCAAAGAGAGCAGCCTGTCCGAGGGCAATGTCAAACTTAAGATTGGCCTTCAAGCAAAACGCATGAAGAAGCCACCTAAAATCCTGGAGAATTATGTGTGCCGTCCAGCCTTCAGGGCCACTGTGAGGCATACAGGGCGTGGAGGAGGCGGTGCCCGTGGAAACCGTGCAGGGGCTACAGGTGATGGGCCAGGCACTCAAAACCAGTGTCCTTCAAATGGCAGGgataaagagaaggagaagaatcCCAGTGTCAACAGACCACCCCCATCATCTTTATCAACCCCCTCTTCTAAAGCTCCTactccatctcctcctgctcctccgctTGCTGTCACCACCACCCTGTCACCCTCCCAAGTAAATGGGAGTGCTCCATCAAAAAGG GGTTCACCAAAGAGAGATAACAAGGCTGACACAAAGCCAGACTCAAAAGCGGCAGCCACCACATCTGAGAGACCCCTCAACCTCCACCGCCCTCCTCCGGACAGTAAAACGCATTCCTCTTCGAAGAAAGCACAGAATCCACAACTCaaccccaggacatcctcacctTCTCCACCACTGCCTACATCAAAGGAACCCAGTTTTGAAGGTGCAAAACCGCCCCAATACGCCTATAGTACTGAAAGTCAGAGAGACAAGGACAAGAATCTCCAAAACTGGGGAGCACCCACAGTCACTGAGAAATTAGCTCAACTCATAGCGACATGTCCACCAACAAAGACCCCAAAGCCAGCCAAACCCACAAAGACTGACTCCACTCCTCTCCCAAACTCAGGCTTCATGGCCCCCACAGCCAAACAGCGAGACAGGGCTATGGCCAATAGGAACACATACTCAAGAATGGTCCACctttctccaccacctcctgtgTCACGACCACCTGGTCGGCCCTATGGTTCTAGGAACAAAGACAGTGTTATGGAAAATTCACCGCTGAGAAAGGAGGACATAGATGGGTCTGGGAAAGCAAGTAGCAGCAGCGGTAACCACATCAGCAACAGcatgagcagcagcaacagcagtagTCGCAGCAGCAGCCCAGCACTCGCGTACGGCAATAACCGCCAGTCAgccatttcaaaagacagtATCAATGACAACAGCAACAGTAGCATTTCTAAGGGCCAGTCGCGTCCTGCTCACTGCCAACCCCACGCAGCATCCTTGCCATCCTGTCCTATTTCATCCTCTTCCACCACCTCAGCCGAGCAGAGGACAGCGAGTGCAGTGAGTCACCTGGGATCCCCGGTTCCCTCGCAAGGACACCATGCACGTGAGAGTCCTGCACTAGCAGATGAAAGCAGTGCAAGTGAACTGGAGCAGGACAGGGACAGCCCCAGAGACTTAACCAAGTGCTCTCCCTCCACAGGAATAGGAAAGCCAGAAGGGAAGGACAAGGGGGGTAATAATCAGTCACTGCGGGTTGAGAGGGGGAAAAGCTCTAGTCCAAGTAAGCGCAGTCCCAACCGGGATGGTAGTCGACCCGGCCGGACTATCGGTCTCCCTGAGCCTGTTAGACAAAGGGCACCTTCTCCATTAGATCCAGATGGTGATGAAGGTCCACAGACGCCGCTTCGAGACGACTCTCCCGATTCCTCCATAGACTCTCCTGCAGAGCAGGACAGCAAACCCCTTAAAAAACGCAGGGGAAGGAAACCCCGCTGGTCCCGTCTTATGAACAAGACGCACAGTCAAAGACCAGGCCACGACAGTCCCTTCGACCAGAGCAAAACCACCATGCCTTTATGTTCAAGCTTGGAAACAGTGTTGCCACCTGTTAAAAGACCAGTGGGCCGGCCTCCCAACCCAAATAAGGTCAAACCAAATCCCGTGCCACAAAGTCAAGTGTCACTGCTTTTCCCATGTCAGCCTAGGAAAAGGGGAAGGCCAAAGTCCAAAATGCCAAGGCTTGATGCCCTGGCCCATGGGCACCAACCTAACAAGCTAGCCCCCTCCAAGGTCTTTTCATCTTTACTAAAGTCCAAAGAAGAGCAGGACCCACCTGTTCTTCACCCAGAGGTGGACTTCAACCCTCCTAAGCTAGCCATGCCTAGAAAACGTGGACGTCCCAAGCGCCTTCCCCCTACCTTACCACAGGAGGGTCAGCCTCCCACATTGGCTCCAGAGTCAGGAGACATGGGAGAGAAACGGTTCCGCAGTAAAGGAAATGGGCAGCTCATCATGAAAACTATAATCGGCAAGATCAATAAGATGAAAAGTGTGAAACGGAAACGCATTCTCAGTCAAATTCTGTTAGGCCCAAGACCAGAGGAACCCCCCAAAGGCCCTCCCAGTGGGGTGGTTGGTTCGGTGGAAGCTACCACCCAGTCGTTGTCCTCTCTGGCAGCTTCTTTTGGGGGAAAACTTGGGCCACAAATTAATGTCAGTAAAAAGGGCACAATATATATGGGTAAGAGGAGAGGCCGTAAACCAAAAGCAGCGTCAAATTCCTCAGCTACGCCTCCACAAGAACCTTTCCTCTCCCCAAACACCACTTCCCCTCTCCATCACCATCAACACCACCCGCTCTCTTCAGAAGTCTtcccctctccttccctttcgCAGTCTAGTGGAggtcacagtcccatcagtgatGCCAGCTTTGTGGAGCCGGGCTCAGTGCACTTTGCAGGTCATGCTCACTATGCTAACTCCCATCATAGCCACAACAcattctccttctcccccccAACATTTTCGGCCCCTAATCCTCGTAACACAGGGCTGGGCTCGACTTCGTCATCTATGGCCACAGCAGCTTCCCAGAAAAAAGCATCTTACAGAGGgtaccatcatcaccaccaccattaTAGGCAGCACTACCATTATCATAAGCTTTCCCCTCCTCGGCCGCTTCATCCCACCTCCCCTGCCCCCCTCAGTGAGCTAAAAGAAGCCACTCCATCACCAGTCAGTGAGTCACATAGCGAGGAGACAGTGCCCAGTGACAGTGGTATAGGAACGGATAATAACAGCACTTCTGACCGTGGTGAGAAAGTGGGAGGAGCGGGCGGCTTGGGTGCAATTGGCTTGCCACCTGGGATGGGCAGTGGATTATTAATGCCAGGGGTCATCAGTTCAGCCATGGGTCCAGGAGTAGGACTTAATTCTAGAGGCAGGCGGCGACACTCTGCTGTGCTCATGGAACATCCCTCACCCTCTCCATCACCTCATGGGGCAAGGTCATCACCTGATCCCCGGAGACCTCACCCAGCAGCCCCCGTCGCTTCTTTATTGGGACACAAGGAGAAACATAAGCACAAATGTAAACGCCGCAACCACGGGTGTCCCGGCTACGACAAgctaaaaagacaaaagaggaaACGCAAGAAGAAGTATCTGCAGCTGCGCTCCCGCCGACATGACCCAGACTTTCTTGCTGAGTTGGATGATATTGTTGTGAGACTGAGTGAAATACGGATAGCACACCGTACCACAGGGCACCGGCTCGGCAGTGGAATAGGCATAGGTGCGGGAACAAGTAGAGGGCCAGGGGTTGGGAGCAGGGCCGGCGGGGGCATAGGAGGCCCAGGTGGCCCACCTCCACATCATTATGTCCACAGGGACCTCCTGCCTACAATCTTCAGAGTAAACTTTGGGAGCTTCTACTCCCATCCTGCGTACTCTTGTGACCCATTGCACTATGTTCGAAAACCAGACATGAAGAAGAAACGGGGACGGCCTCCAAAACTGAGGGAGTCCATGTCTGATGTTCCTTTTCTACCTGGGCTTGGATTCCAACTGTCCAGTGGAGGCTTCTATCACCCCTCTTACAGCGTTCCTTACTCCTCTGGGCCCCTGGGTTTGGGCTATTACAGAGGCTATCCTGCAGCTAGTGCTCTTTATCCCCACCCACACCACCAGGCACCTCACACGGCCCAATCCCATCACTCTCACCACTCACcatctttccctcctcctcccccaacATCTTATATGCATCATCATCACccctcacatctcctgctgaaccCCTCCAAATTTcacaagaaaaaacacaagctgCTTAGGCAGGAGTTCCTTGGAGGAGCGAGGCCCCCTGTCCTTTACCCACCCATGTCCTCTGAGCTTTCTTTCAACtggcatcacaaacacaaacacagacacaaacacagagagcgcTGTgctgaggaggacagagaggaagcgTCAAGAAGTGGATCAGGGAGCCGGGCTAATGCAGGGATATCTGACAGTGGAGCATCAGGGAAAGGAGAGCGAGTCGGCAGTTTGGGAATGGCCGAGTCTTTACAAAGATGCCGCTTTGGAAGAGACACCTCCAGCACCAGTGCCAGCAAGCCAACTGCTTCCACCTCTGCCAACtccccttcttcttcctccacctcatctGCAGAAAGGTACAAGCGCAAAGAGAGCTCAATGTCCTGTCTAGGCCCCTCCAGGCTTGCATTGGGTAGTAGCTCAAAAGGCCACCACCCAGTGGAGTCCTGGTTCAGGATGGGCAGCTCTGAGGCGGACTACTCTAAGCTTTCACGGGGTCATGTGATGCCTGGCCAGGGTCCCTTCTCAGAGGGACGGGCTGAAGACCCAGCGGGCTGTTCGGACAGCGAAGACGAGGAGCCTCTCACACCCACAGAGGATGGCGAGCCTGGAGCCCATGATTCTCCCAACTTCACAAATCTCTTTGCCTCTGCTCTCACCCGCACTACGATGAAGGGGGGCAGGAGCAGGAAGACTGAGGCTGTCCCGGAAAACTCTAGCTTTTCCCGCATGGACCGGCCAATGAGGAAAGACCGCTCATCAtcaggagaaaggagagagatgg GGTCATCAAGTATTCAGGCAAGAGGGGTTGCCCTCCCGACCCCTGAAGGTCCCGAAGGATCCCTGCACCACCGGCAGCAGCACCATCACCAGCCTTCTATGTTTCACTCCCACagctcggcctcctcctcctgcctctctccTTCTCAGGACTGCTGCCTGGATGACTCCCTGCCCCACCACTCCCACCGGGCACAGCCCTCCAAGCACAGCCTGCATCATGTCAACAAAATCCTACGTGCCAAGAAACTGCAGAGACAGGCTCGTACAGGAAACAATGTGGTGAAGAAGAGGGGCCCCGGACGTCCCAGGAAATACCCGTTACCCTCCCCACCGCCATCACCACCCCCTGTCGTTGAGCTGAACCCAACCCGGCAAAGGGACAGAGCGGGAGAGCGGCCTGCCGGGGTCAGGGGCTGGGAGGGGGACACTGTGACTGATGCTATTGAGGCAGTAGTTCAGGGACAGCGTAGAAAAGGCCAGAAAAGGAAGCACTGGGAtggggatgaggaagaagaagaagaggacggGGAGGACGGGGAGGTAGTAGAGACTGAGGAGCGCCtgccagacagagaggagaacctGGGAAACCTGGTGGCAAGGGCCAAAACTGGGACAGGAAGAAGCTGGCTTACTCAGGAGGAGCTCCAGCATTTTCGTGG CTCAATGGAAAACAAGCCAGATGGCCCCGTCTCCCCAGAACGCCCAGGCACTGTCTCAAGGGAACAAGCTCCACCCATTTCCATACCCAGCCAACGGGAGAAGAGACCAGCGAGACCTCCAAAAAAGAAGTTCCAGAAGGCGGGCCTCTACTCTGACGTCTACAAGACCCAAGA TCCCCGGAGTCAACTTCTGCAGCTAAAGAAAGAGAAGCTAGAATACATACCTGGGGAACATGACTATGGGTTGTTTCCAGCTCCTATACATGTTG GGAAGTACCTGCGACAGAAGCGTATTGACTTCCAGTTGCCTTACGACATCTTATGGCTGTGGAAACACGATCAG CTTTACAAGAGGCCTGATGTCCCCCTGTATAAAAAGATCAGATCAA ATGTCTATGTGGACGAGAAGCCTCTCTCTGGATATAAAACAACGACATGCAGCTGTAGGGGTCCTGAGGGCACAGCTGAGAAAGGCTGCCTGGATGATTGCCTGAATAG GATGAGCTTTGCAGAGTGCTCTCAAAGCACCTGTCCGTGTGGCGAGCTCTGTGACAACCAGCATATCCAGAAACACGACTGGGTCCAGTGTCTGGAGCGGTTCCGCGCTGAGGGCAAGGGCTGGGGCATCCGCACCAAGGAGTGTCTCCGCTCTGGACAATTTATCATTGAGTACCTGGGAGAGGTTGTTAGCGAACAGGAGTTCAG GAGCCGAATGATGGAGCAGTACTTCTCCCACAGTGGCAACTACTGTCTGAACCTGGATAGCGGCATGGTGATCGACAGCTACCGAATGGGCAATGAGGCGCGCTTCATAAACCACAGCTGTGAACCCAACTGTGAGATGCAGAAGTG GTCCGTGAACGGGGTTTACAGAATTGGTCTCTTTGCTCTCAAGGAGATCGACAGCGGCACTGAGCTCACCTATGACTACAACTTCCATTCCTTCAACACAGAAGAGCAG CAAGTGTGTAACTGTGGCTCAGAAGGCTGCCGGGGCATCATCGGTGGGAAAAGCCAACGCATTAACGGCCTGCCTCCGAAGGCGGGAGGGACTCGGCGGCTGGGCCGActtaaggagaaaaggaaatCCAAACACCAGCTCAAGAAACGA GAAGAAGAGTCGAGTGACAGCAACAAGTTTTACCCTCATCTCATGAAGCCCATGTCCAACAGAGAgag AAACTTTGTGTTGAAGCACCGAGTGTTCCTCCTGAGGAACTGGGAGAAGATGAGGGAAAAACAGGAGCTGCtgaagagagagggtgagaaagAGCGGGACTCCAGCAGCCTTTCCATATACACACGCTGGGGAGCAGTCATCCGCGACGACGGCAACATTAAGTCGGGTGAGCTTAAAG ATGTGTTCCAGACGCAGTTCTCAGCTCTGCAGACGTCACGGTCGGTTCGTACACGGAGACTCGCCGCTGCCGAGGAAAACACAGAAGTCACGCGCACTGCTCGCCTCGCTCACATCTTCAAAGAGATTTGTGACATGATCACCAGCTACAAGG ATTCCGCCGGTCAGACGCTTGCTGCTCCACTGGTGAATCTTCCTTCACGGAAGAG GAACAGCCAGTACTATGAGAAGGTGTCTGACCCTCTGGACCTGAGCACCATCGAGAAGCAGATCCTCACGGGCCACTACAAGACCGTTGAAGCGTTCGACACGGACATGCTCAAAGTGTTCCGCAATGCCGAG AAATATTACGGCAGGAAGTCATCAGTGGGCAGGGACGTGTGTCGGTTGCGGAAAGCCTACTACAGCGCTCGCCATGAAGCCGCCGTCCAGATTGATGAGATCGTGGGCGAGACCGCCAGCGAGGCCGACAGCTCGGATTCACTGGAGCGGGACCACGGAGGAGGAGGGCCGGGGTCCCACGACAAGGACGACGACATCATCCGCTGCATCTGTGGCATGTGCAAGGACGAAGGCCTGATGATCCAGTGTGAAAAGTGCATG GTATGGCAGCACTGTGACTGCATGCGGCTGGAGACCGAGGTAGAGCACTACCTGTGTGAGCAGTGTGACCCTCGGCCGGTAGACGTG GAAGTCCCCATGATTCCCCAGCCCAGCTACGCTCAGGCCGGCTCTATCTACTACATCTGCCTCCTGAGAGACGAGCTGCTGCTACATCAAG GCGACTGTGTGTATCTGATGAGAGACAGCCGACGCACACCTGAGGGCCAGCCTGTCAGACAGTCTTACCGTCTCCTGTCCCACGTCAACCGAGATAAGCTTGACATCTTCCGAATTGAGAAACTCTGGAAGAACGAAAA GGGTGAGAGGTTTGCCTTTGGCCATCACTACTTCCGTCCTCACGAGACACATCATTCTCCATCACGACGGTTCTACCAGAACGAGCTGTTCCGGATGCCGCTCTACGAGATCATCCCCCTGGAGGCAGTGGTGGGAACCTGCTGTGTCCTCGATCTCTACACTTACTGCAAGG GTCGGCCAAAGGGCGTGAAGGAGCAGGATGTTTACATCTGCGATTACCGCCTGGACAAGTCGGCTCACCTGTTCTACAAGATCCATCGGAACCGCTACCCAGTCTGCACCAAGCTGTACGCCTTCAACCACTTCCCCAAGCGGCTGGCGCCTAAGAGAGACTTCTCG CCTCATTACGTTCCCGACAACTACAAGAGGAACGGGGGCCGCTCGGCCTGGAAGAGCGAACGGCCGAAAGGAGCCGGAGGCGGCGAGGACGACGGCTCTTCCTGCGAGCGGGGGGGCGACGACTTCCCACCAGAGacggaggaagggagaggagcGGAGGACGACATGGACGTGGCTCCGGAGGATCCTGAAGTGAACTCGGCAAAGCCCAGGAGAACGGAGCAGGAaggggatggagaggaggatgaagatgatgaggatgaggaagaggaaggacggGAGGCGGCGGAGCGCAAGGAGCTGGATGAGGTTACCGCCGAGAGGATCGGAGAGATGCTTGAACTCccgtcctcctcagcctcctcgcCGTTACACCACCCAGTGCTGGGCAAGAGGGAGGCCCAGAGGGACCGACTGAACAAAATTCTGTTGGACCTGCTGCACAAAACTCCCGGCAAGAATG CCATAGATGTCAGCTATCTCTTGGAGGAGGGCGCAGGGCGGCGGCTGCGGCGGCGGGCGCTTGGTTTCGGTGATTTCGTCGGGAGGAAATAA